Within the Pseudomonas sp. SL4(2022) genome, the region TGACCATCATCCTCACCACCCACTACATCGAGGAGGCCGAGGAAATGGCCGATCGCATTGGGGTGATCAGCAAGGGCCGGATCATTCTGGTGGAAGACAAGCAGGCGCTGATGCACAAGCTCGGCAAGAAGCAGCTGACTCTGCAATTGCAACAGCCTCTGGCGAGCATCCCTGCGGAGTTGGCGCGCTACCCGCTGGAACTGAACGACGAGGGCCGCGTGCTGGTGTTCACCTTCGACACTCAGAGTGAGCACACCGGCATCGCCGAACTGCTCAAGGACCTGGCCCAGCACGGCATCGACTTCAAGGATCTGCAGTCCAGCCAGAGTTCACTGGAGGAGATTTTTGTCGAATTGGTAAAAGGGGCACGTGCATGAATCTGTATGCCATCAAGGCCATCTACCTGTTCGAGCTGGCGCGCACCTGGCGCACCCTGCTGCAGAGCATCGCCACCCCGGTGATCAGCACCTCGCTGTATTTCGTGGTGTTCGGTTCGGCCATCGGTTCGAGCATGACCCAGGTGCAGGGCGTCAGTTATGGGGCGTTTATCGTGCCGGGGCTGATCATGCTGGCGCTGCTCACCGAGAGCATTTCCAACGCTTCGTTCGGCATCTACATGCCCAAGTATTCGGGGAGCATCTACGAGCTGCTCTCGGCGCCGGTGTCCTACCTGGAAATCCTGATTGGCTATGTCGGTGCGGCGGCCACCAAGTCGATCATTCTCGGTTTGGTGATCCTGGTGACCGCGCGGCTGTTTGTCGATTTCGAGATTCTTCACCCGCTGTGGATGCTGGCGTTTCTGGTGCTCACCGCGCTGACCTTCAGCCTGTTCGGTTTCATCATCGGCGTGTGGGCCGATGGCTGGGAGAAATTGCAGGTGGTGCCGGCGCTGATCGTCACGCCGCTGACCTTCCTCGGTGGCGCGTTTTACTCGATCAGCATGTTGCCGCCGGCCTGGCAGACCGTGACCTTGTTCAACCCGGTGGTGTACCTGATCAGCGCCTTTCGCTGGAGCTTCTACGGCGTTTCTGACGTGAACGTCGGCCTGAGCCTGGCGATGATTTTCGGCTTTCTGCTGCTGTGCATCCTGGTGGTGGGGCTGATCTTCAAAACGGGTTATCGCCTCAAAAGTTGAGGCATTTTGACGCGGCGGACAACTTTTGTCTGATTTGCATTCATCAGGTTACACGCCAGTAAACACGGGGCTTGGCACTGATTTTTATGTTCATCTGCGCGGTGATGTACGGCCGCGATACGTTTTTCAGCTTGCCTAATGGGGGGCTTAGTGGCGTAGGCTGAAGTCGTCGCCTTACCTGGCGACGCTACTCGCGAACAGTTGAAGAAGGAAAGCGTTATGCAAATCCAAGTTCACAGCGATAACCACATTGAAAGCAGCGCACGGCTGGTGGAGTGGGTGAGTGCCAGTGTCGCCAGCAAGCTGGAACGTTTCGACGACGAGCTGACCCGTATCGTCGTTCACCTGCATGATGACAATGGCGCCAAAGCCGGTGCACATGACAAACGCTGCCAGATCGAAGCGCGGCCAAAAGGCCTGCAACCGCTCAGCGTGACCCACAAGGCCGAATCCCTGGAGCAGGCCATCGAAGGCTCCATCGAAAAACTGCACCACGCCCTCGACCATCAGTTCGGCAAATTGCGCAGCAAACGCGCTACGCCATTGCCGGCCAACCAAGCGGTTGATGTGGGCCAGGACGCACTGCTGCGTGAGGACTTCCTCGCCGAGGAACAGCTGCGCGCGGTCTGATCAGTTACGGGCCGGCGTTTGACAGACGGCCCATCCACCTTTGCTCGCGCCCCCGCAGGTTTCTGCGGGGGCGCAGTCGTTTCAGCGGCCGGTAGCGGCAAGTCACTGCCCGAGGCGGCAAGGCACTTCCGCCTCAACGTCCGCAGCAAGGCACTCACCCCTTGCCATTGCTGGGTTTCAGAGAACTGGCCCATTTTCTGCAAAAGCCTGTTCAACTGACCGTTGCGGGGCTTTGTCATGACCAGTATTTCCAACAACTCGCCACTGGCGAGTTACTTTGCCAACAGCAGCAAACCGAGCACAGCCAGCACCGCGGGTGGGGCGGCGACTGCCAGTGATAAACCCAGCGCGCCACCGGCTGATCCACTGGCAGAGATTCGCCGTTTTGCCGATAACCTGGTGGCCAATAGTCGCGGTGGTTTGTTGCGCGCCATACAGGGCGGCGGCAATCCTGCCAGCAGCGCGCTGGCCAGCGATCGTTTGCGTCCGGCGGCCGAGCAGGACAGTGCAAAATCGAAGATCGCCCTGCCCGATGTTGCCAAGCTGGACCGTGATGACGCCGCCAAGCTGCTGGCGCAGGTCAACAAGCTGGTTGATGCCGGCCTGGACAAGCTCGACAACTTTGTGGGCTACAACGGCGAACAGCAGACCCATTCGCTGACCACCTACCGCGATTGGCTGCAGGCCAAGGGCGGCGTCAGCATCTACGTCTGAGTCGCCCGCGCTGGCCGCTTGAGGTGGTGCCGCACTGGTATCGCCACGCCAGGTGCGCCAAGATCAGCAAGCCCAGCCGTATGGGCATGGCCAGATCGAGGAATTCTATGGGTAGCAGATGCATGACTCGGGCGTTCGTCGCCCTGGTGCTGGGGCTGTTGCATGGCGGCGTGCAGGCCGCCGAAGAAACGCAACTGATTGGCTTGATCAACCATTACCGCAGCGAGGTGCAGCGCTGCGGCAGTCAGGCTTCTGCCGAGCTGCCGCCCCTGAGTGCCGACCCGCGGTTATTGCTGCCGGCCACGGGGCGCGCGGATTTACAGGCCGTTATGGCCAGCAGCGGTTACCCGATGGTCAACGTGCAGGCCATCAGCCTGTCCGGCCCGCGTGATGCCGCTTCTGCCTTGCAGGTGCTCAAGGAAAGCTTCTGCCAGATCGTGCTTGACCCGCAGTTTGTCGATATCGGTGTCAGTCGCCAGGATCGCGACTGGCGCATTCTGCTGGCGCGGCCATTGCTGGCCAGCCGTCTGGGCGATTGGCAGGCTGAAGGGCGCAAGCTGTTGGCGCAGATCAACCAGGCGCGTACGACAGCCCGCCAGTGCGGCCGTCAGAGCTTTGCGCCGGTACCGGCGTTGAGTTGGAACGATGTGCTCGGCAGCACGGCGTACAGCCACAGCCGGAGTATGGCCAACGGCAATTTCTTTGATCATCAAGACCCTGACGGTCGCACCCCCGGCGACCGTGCAGAGTTAGCCGGCTATAGCGGCCAGCGTATCGGCGAGAACATCGCCGCTGGCCTGGATAGCGCGAGCAAAGTGGTCGACGGCTGGCTGGCCAGCCCCGGCCACTGCGCCAACCTGATGAACCCGCAATTCAGTGAACTGGGCGCCGCCTATGCCAACGACCCGAAGAGCGATGCGGGGATTTACTGGACAGCGCTGTTTGGCGCGCCGTAATGGCGCTAAGGGCGATCGAGCGCCTTACTTGATCGGCGGGTAAACCCGGCTCCTGGCTGTGGTGCGCACGGCCTGGCCCCTTAGCCCAGCACCCGCGCCAGGTGTTGTTCGTAGCGGGCGATATCGGCCTCGATGGCGGGGCGTTTCATCACGTCGACGCAAAGGAAGGTCGGCAGGGCGCGCATGCCGAGAAACTGGTTGGCCTTGTGGAAGGGCAGGTAGACGGCATCCACGCCTTTGCCTGCAAAGAAGTCAGTCGGGTCGTCGAACGCTTGCTGCGGCGCGTTCCAGGTCAGCGACAGCATGTACTGCTTGCCCTGGATCAGGCCGCCACTGCCGTATTTCTGTGAGGCGTCCGAGCGGGTGCGACCGTCGCTGGCGTAGAGGCTGCCGTGGCCTGCGGTAAACACCTCGTCGAGGTACTTTTTCACCGTCCAGGGTGCCCCCATCCACCAGCCGGGCATTTGATAAATGATCACGTCGGCCCAGAGAAATTTCTGCACTTCCTCGGTGACGTCGTAGCCGCTGTCGATATGGGTGTGCTTGAGGTCGAAACCGGCGCGGTCGAGAAAGGCCAGCGCAGTGTCGTGCAGGGTGGTGTTGTAGCGGCCGGCAGAATGGGCGAACTGTTTACCGCCGTTGAGCAGCAGGATGTTTTTCATGGCATGCGCCTCGGTAAATGATGGCGGCATGCTAGGGCGCGCGGTCGTTGCGAAACAGCCGCGAGTAGGCAAAAGATTTGTGAGTGCCGCGCATGAGTGACGCCATGCGCAGCTTTGCAGACGGTGCTGCAAAAGGCCGCTGCGCAGTGCTCGCGGTGATGCCGAGCACTGCGCAAGGCAGCTGTTTAGCGAGCCAGGTCGGTTTCTGCGACGCCCTTGCGGCCTTCTGCCTCAGAGACCTGTTCCAGGTTGGCGCCTCCGACGAAGAGCCCCATCTTGATGTATTGACGGATGTAGTAGGTTTTGCCGGCCACGGCATTGAGCGTCAGGGTGTTATCGCCGAATTCCGATTCGGTCGACAGCACATGGGTGCCGGGTGCGATTTCGCGGTAGAAGTAGGTGTTGATGGCTGTTTCGCCAATCACCTGATCGTTGATCTTGACGGTTTTTTTCAAGCCCGAACCCAGCATCGAATCGCGGAAGATATACAAGCCCGCTTTATCCTGCGCCGGTGCCGGAAACGCTTTGAGCGCCTGGTTCTGCTCGGCAGATTCCATGGGAACCGATGCACAGCCTGAAAGCAGCGCCATCGCGAGCACTGCAAAACACATCATGATTTTCTTGGACATGGGTTACTCGTTCCTGAGTGGTGTCTATGGGGTGGCATTTTGCTATGCCGCCGCGCACCCTATTCGCAGAGTCGAGTAAATGCAAATGCATATCAGCGGTTAGCTACCGGTGCGAGTCGCCGCACCGGTAATGGCGGGGTGTCAGCCGCTTATTGCTGTGGCGCTGCCGTGCTATTGGCTGCCGCCGACCAGATGCGATAGCGCACCTGCACATCGGCCGGGGCATAAATCACCACAGGCAGTTTGCTGTTGTAGCGCACCAGATGCGGTTCGCCGCCCACGGGCACAAAGGCCTGCTTGCGGCTGTTGTCGGGGCAGGCCATCAGGGTGCTCATCGCCGGGCCGACCTGGCTCAGTTGGTAATAGGTGTAGCCCCAGCCTTCGACGCTGTTCTCCTGCCACTGGCCGCCCAGGCGCTGCTGGTTGCAATCCACGTCCAGGGTTTTGCCGGCAATCAGTTCGACCTTGTACTCGTCCTCATTGGCTTGCGCCGGCAGCATAATCACGTGGCGATTAAAGCCTGCGCTGGCCGCAGGGTAAGGTTTGAGCGCCTCGGGCGTAGCCGCGCAGGCGGCCAGTGGCAGGGCGAAGGCGAGAACGAGCAGGGAGCGTTTCGGCGAGGTCATACAAAATCCTTGGTCATGAGGCTTGTGGGCCGTCTGTTGAGACATGAATGGGGTGAGCAGCCAGAGTGGATGAGTACCCACTGACACCCTGTGGATAGGTGAAGTTCCTGGCCTTGGCAAGCCGAACCCCGGCGGATCGCCCCGATACCTGAGCCTTCAATGCACGGTCAGGCGCTCACGCACCAGCGCCTGCGCGTGTTGGGCCATCTGGTCGAGCAGGCGGTCGCGCTGCTTCTCGGCGTCGCTCATGGCTCGCTTGCCGTGTTGCTTGAGCAGGTAGGTGTGAATCTGCCGGACTTCGGTGGACTGGAATATCGGCGCCAGGTCCTGCACCGCCAACATACCGTTCGCGCTGTAGTTACGGGTGCTCATCAGCACCTGCGGCCCGCGCGCGGCCAGCACCTGAAAGCCCATGGCCTCGAAGGTGGCGACCTTGCCGGCCACGCAGGCCAGTTCAGCGTGCGGGTGGCGGCTGATCATCTGCTGCAGCAGGGCGCGGGCAATTCCGTGGCGACGCTGGCTGGCCTGCACGGCCATATAGGCCAGGGTGCAGGCCTCGGGAGCATCCTGAGCCGGTAAATACAGGGCAAAGCCCAGCACCTGGGACGGGTCCTGATCACTCAGGGCGAGGATCAACCGCGCGCTGCTTGGTTGCTCGCTGTGCATGGCGCGCAGGTACAGGTGCATCTCGTAGCCCATCACGTACTGGTACAGCTGATACAGCGGGTTGCTGGGCGTCAGTGACACCGGGCTGATGTCGCTGAGGTAGTCCACCACCATCTGCAGCACCTGGCTGTTCAGCGATTCGGGGGGCGGGCTATCCAGGTGTACAAGGGTGAACATCGTCAGTCTGGCTCCGGGGCGTGCGCGAGTGCGCGGTCGGTAAGGGCGGCATTGTACCGCCCTCGGCAGGGCGTGCAGGCATCGTCGTGCGGGCTGCGGTGCTCAGCGGGCAGACGCTCAACGGCACGGTCCAGGCTTGGGCTATGATGCGCGCCCGCGCAAGCCGCCCGCTGATCACCAGGTCTCCATGTCCGTTAATGCCCTCTACACCGACCTGTCTGATTACTACGACCTGATGTGCGCCGATATCGACTATCCGGCGCAAAGCCACTGCATTCACCGCGTGCAGCAGTTGTTTGGCAACGCCGGCAGCCGCCACCTCGATCTGGCCTGCGGAACAGGGCCGCATGTGCAGCACTTTATCGCGGCCGGCTACACCAGCAGCGGCCTCGACATTAACCAGCCGATGCTGGACAAGGCCGCGCTGCGTTGCCCGCAAGCGCACTTCGCCTTGCAGGACATGTGCGGTTTTACCGTCAGCGAGCCGCTGGACCTGATCACCTGCTTTCTCTATTCCATTCACTACAGCGGCGGCCTCGACCGGCTGAAAGCCTGCATCGCCAGCGCTCATGCTGCACTCGATACCGGTGGTCTGTTCTGCTTTAACGCCGTCGATAAAGAGCGGATCGACAACCGTCTGTTTGCCGCGCACAACGCCGCTTATGACGACAGCCAGTTCACGTTCAGCTCCGGTTGGCGCTATGCGGGCGAGGGCGAGCAGCAGGCGTTGTGCTTGCGCATTGAAAAGTCGACGGCTGGGCAAACCGAGGTGTGGCACGACGAACACCCGATGGTGGCGGTGAGCTTTGTGCAGTTACAGGCACTGTTGCAGCCGTATTTTGAGGTGCATGTGCTGGAGCATGACTACCAAAAGCTCATCCCGTGGGATGGCGCGTCGGGCAATGCGTTGTTTGCTTGTGTGAAGAAGGGGTAAGCATTTCAAGCCCCCCAGATCCGTCGGCTGGGTGACGCTTTATCCATCCACCGTTGAGGCGGTTGTCCGGGCGAGTTGCTACATCCAGTGCGTTTTTATCGAATTCGTGGGAGGGGCTTTAGCCGCGAGATACGACAGGTGTGCAGTTGACCGCCGCCGCAGTGTTGTTCTCGGGTAACGGTTCCGTCCTTACGGCGGGTCACTTCTGGCAGACGCCCGGAGAGCCGGCCCCGCCAAAAGTAACCAAGAGGTCTTGCCCCTTGCATCCAGCCCGACTTCGTCGGGTTGATTCGCTTCGCCGTAAGGGCGAAAAGGGTAATACGGGGCCGTTATGAATCGTGCTCTGTCCCCGATTACCCCGGGCGCTTTGGCTTTACGGGAGCGCTGGATCAGCGGTTGTTGTAGCCATCTTCATTTGCATCATAGGTGATCTGGTAGACGTTATAACTCGCCCCCATCGCGCCGACGCCGGTGTAAGTAATGCGGCCCTGACCTTTGTACAGCTCCTCCATGCGCACGGCGTCATTGCCGAAATAGAACGGGATGAACATTTTGCCGGTCATGCTGTTGTAGCTGTCGGTGGGTTGTCCAATCAAGTCGTGTACCTGTCGCATGGACATGCCCGGTTGGATCTTGGCTAGGGGGCTGCTCTGCGGGATTTGGCTGGTGATCTGTTGTTGCGGTGTGCGCGGCGAGGCGCCGCACGCAGCCAGCAGGCCCATGGCTGCGATCAGGCTTAACTTTAGAAAATGGGTACGCATTTTATTCTCCAGAGATTTGCTGTGGGTTCAGGCGTTGGCTCAGCCTTGATTGGCGAGAATCTCGTCGGTTAATTCCTCGACTGCCGTGACACATTCTTCGTGCGTGGAGCTGACGAACCGCCCAAAGTGCCAGGCGCCATCTTTCTTGATGACGAAGGCCTGCATGTCGCCGGTATCCCGGCCGTCTGCTGTCACGCTATTGACGGTCTGGCAGGCACCGAGACCATTGACTTCGGTGAATTCGCCAAACTTGTAGACGTCCCTCACCAGCAGGTTGTCGATGACGACCTTCTGGACTTCGGACTCAGCGGAGTTACAGGCGCTGATGGCGCTGGCGAGGCCTAGCACGATGGTGCAGCGAAGCAGATTGGCAGTGGTGGCGCGATATTTCCGAGCGATGAGGGCCGTCATAATGCAGTTGTCCTTGTGCATTGGGGGGGCGAGTAGCCAGGAGCGTTCAGAAACAGGCCGCTCGTGTTAAACAGACGCTGAACTCAGTTCACAACAAAAGCCACGGATGGGTGGCAGGTGTGGCGATATTCGGGAGGGTTTGCAGGTACTCGCGAGCGCATTCCGGCGTCGTTTTGTATTTGCAATCCTTTGCAACACTTTTGCAGCGAGATCGAATCTAACTAGGCCGTTAGAAATATTCAACGGCATTGCAGTGACAATCAGTGGGCCGTCACATTGCCCGACCTTGGGGGCGGTTGTTCGGGCTACTGGCTACATCCAGTGAATTTTTATCGAATTCGTGGGAGGGGCTTTAGCCGTGACGCTTTTGCTTTTTGCTCTGCCGTCCACACATCGTCCAAACAACGCGCTCCCCGAATCCAGTCAGGAGGCCGAGTGGAGGTGGTGTGGAGAGGGGCGTTTGGCATGGATGCCAAACGAGGCGTGTCGGGCCATGGATGGCCCGTCACGCCGACCCTCGGAACAGCACCGGAGCGAAACCCGGATGTCGGGCGCGCTTTCTCTTTGGTTACTTTCTGCGCGAGTAAAGAGATACGGAGCGAAGCGTAGTAACAGCCGTAGGCTGGCCCGCAGGACGAGCGCAGCGAGTCAAGTGACTCGGCGTAAAGCCGAAACCAGTAGACGAGGGCGACGTAGAAAATAAATCTGTCCCCTTTTCCGTCTTTTCCTTTTTTTCTTTTTTTCCGCTTTTTCCTGCAGCTAGGGGTATACCTGCAGCCCGCTGTCACGGTCGAGTACAAAGGATGAGACCTTGATTTCCATCTGTTCCCTCTGAGGTGGCCCCTTGATGCTGGTAGCCGCAGACCATGTCGCGAGATAGCGCTTACCTGCCTCCAGTTCAATGCCGGTAGCGCCGAGGCCACACATGCCGCCACCGGTGCCCAGCTTATTCATGGATATCCAGCACCACTCAATCGTGTGCTTACCAGGCGCTAGGCGAACGGCCTGATAGCCTGAAAAATTCAGCAAAGAGTGCCGGCCGGCATGGGGTAAACGTTTGCCGTCAACTTGAACTGCCAGCAGCAAGCGGTGAAAGGGAACCCCTAAGTCGCGGTATTGCATGGTGTCAAAATGGATCACTGGCGCATCGGCGCTACCGCCGGACAAATCGAGGATTTTGATCGCCGGATCATCGACGTTACCCATATATGTTTTGTACTGATAGTTAGAGCAGCCTGAGGCGAAAGTAAGCAGTACTGCAATGGCTAGCCAGCGAAGGTCCATCATCAAAATTTCCTCTAATCAATCCATTTCGTTAGTTTTTAAAGACTGCTTTTTTACGTGAAAAATAAATCTGTCCCCTTTTCGTGCAGAGAGGGGCGTTTGGCATGGATGCCAAACGAGGAACGATGGGCCAGGGATGGCCCTTCGTGACGACCCTCGGAACAGCACCGGAGCGAGGGGAGTTGAGCGCAGCGAAACCCGGATGCCGGGCGCGCTTTCTCTTTGGTTACTTTCTCTTTGCGCGGGCAAAGAGAAAGTGACTCGGCGTAAAGCCGAAATCAGTAGAAGAGGGCAGCATAGAAAATAAATCTGTCCCCTTTTATTTAGAAAATAAATCTGTCCCCTTTTATTTCTTTTATTTGTCCCTTTTATTTTTTGGGTATTTCCTCAATAAAACGAGGTCTGCCCTCGATTAGCTCTGATGTTATGTCAGAGCTTTACCAGCCCCAGCGGTAGCGGTCATACAATGCTGCAAGCTTTCGGAAGCTACTAGCGTACTGTGAGTTTTGATATTCAAGTTTTTCTTCATGTTCGATTAAAAATGCCAGAAGTCGATCTAGGTCTATTTTTTCCCTTGACATGAATGGGATGTATGCAGCTGCATTCTCTGGGGTGCAGTTGTTAATTATTTCATCAATTGTGCTGTGGCGGTGCTTTCGGAAATAGGCACCTGCATAAGTTTTTGATCTAAATTCCTTTGTGTCACGTACAACCCATTTATCAAGAGGTATGTCGAGTTCTACATATTCTTTTTGTGAATTTATGCCATGCTCACGCAGATACTTAAATATGGGGATGTTTTTTGAGTTTTTTCCGGCAGCCTTGATTGAGTTTATTAGAATTTGCTCTGGATTGTATCCTCTGCTGTTGTGTAGAAGATCGTTGAACAGGTCGAGAGCACCAATTGGTTGATACCCTACTTCTGCAATAGCCTGTGCCGCGTTTGCGGCTACACCGACCCCTACTAGGAATTCGATATCTTCTTTTTTATCTATTTCATCAATATCTACTACGCAGATTTTTTTCTCAGGCTCCGCTGATTTTACTAGCTCGTAAAGCTGTTCTTTGCAGTATCTAAGAACTCTGGCCGGGATTTTTCTTTTGGTGGCATCAATTGCTTCATAGATTGGTATGAAGTCGTTGGTTTTGACAAGGATTAGAGGGATTTGCACTCCGTCAATTGTTAAGTAGGTATCGGAAATATTTGGGCTTTCATCCTTTGAAAGTCTTTGGACGAATATCAGGTTTCGCCTAAGCTGTTCAATGTTTTCCTTTCCTATGCACAGCGATATTGCTCGGAGGAGGCTGCATATATTTTCATCAGATATAGAATATCCGATAAATACAATTGGGTGTTCTACGAATAGAGTTATTAATTTTGCCGCTAAATAAGCATTTTTGTCATGGAATTGCTCGTAGTCGTCACTTGTTAAAACAAGTGAGTTGGGTCGTGTGGAGCATCCGTGTATCTTGTAAATTTCGCCAATCTCTTGTGGGTTCGAGAATAGTAGCTCTTCCTGGCCGATATAGGTTTTATAATCTGGGAAAATTTGCTCAAGAAAAAGATCCCAGTTTGTGGTTATTACTCCGTCAACATTAAGCTTTGAAAGCAGTGAGACTTCTTTCGAGAACTCAGAGCTTTTTGCCTTTGACTGGTCAAGGGTAGAGAGGTAATTCGCTATTTCGATTCTAAGTGCAGATGTTTCGCTATTTATTTTTGCCTTGTTTCTTTCAGTGCTTGCGGCGTACTCAGGAGCTGACCACCAGTGCTTGTTGAAGTCCTCTGCTAGTAGTTGCGCCACTTTTGGATATGAGCCATTTGCTAGCGAAAGATAGTATTCGAATGGTTTTCCAGTCACGCAGAAGCGCTCTAAAAGACCACGCCAGTCTTCAAGCTCTAGATATCGTCTGGAAAAGCCAGAGCCTACAAATAGGAACGGGCCTGCAGGTCGCGATTTGAATATTTCTACTAGTTTTTCTTTTATTTCCATCTCTATTTCCCGCGACGTAATTTGATAGCTATAAAAAAGCCCCGCACTAGGCGGGGCTCTTAATTTAACTCGCCACCCCAAACATCCATTTCAGGTAAAGCGCTCTTAACTCTTCAGTGAGTAGCTGGCAATCAATCCCAGCTCAACGCCCCACCAGTCTGATACTCAATAACCCGCGTCTCGAAGAAGTTCTTCTCCTTCTTAAGGTCCATGATTTCCGACATCCATGGGAACGGGTTAGTGGTACCCGGGTACTCTTCCTTCAAACCAATCTGGGTCAACCGACGGTTGGCGATAAATTTGAGGTAGTCCTCCATCATCGCCGCGTTCATGCCCAGTACGCCGCGCGGCATGGTGTCGCGTGCGT harbors:
- a CDS encoding ABC transporter permease, whose amino-acid sequence is MNLYAIKAIYLFELARTWRTLLQSIATPVISTSLYFVVFGSAIGSSMTQVQGVSYGAFIVPGLIMLALLTESISNASFGIYMPKYSGSIYELLSAPVSYLEILIGYVGAAATKSIILGLVILVTARLFVDFEILHPLWMLAFLVLTALTFSLFGFIIGVWADGWEKLQVVPALIVTPLTFLGGAFYSISMLPPAWQTVTLFNPVVYLISAFRWSFYGVSDVNVGLSLAMIFGFLLLCILVVGLIFKTGYRLKS
- a CDS encoding HPF/RaiA family ribosome-associated protein gives rise to the protein MQIQVHSDNHIESSARLVEWVSASVASKLERFDDELTRIVVHLHDDNGAKAGAHDKRCQIEARPKGLQPLSVTHKAESLEQAIEGSIEKLHHALDHQFGKLRSKRATPLPANQAVDVGQDALLREDFLAEEQLRAV
- a CDS encoding CAP domain-containing protein, which translates into the protein MGSRCMTRAFVALVLGLLHGGVQAAEETQLIGLINHYRSEVQRCGSQASAELPPLSADPRLLLPATGRADLQAVMASSGYPMVNVQAISLSGPRDAASALQVLKESFCQIVLDPQFVDIGVSRQDRDWRILLARPLLASRLGDWQAEGRKLLAQINQARTTARQCGRQSFAPVPALSWNDVLGSTAYSHSRSMANGNFFDHQDPDGRTPGDRAELAGYSGQRIGENIAAGLDSASKVVDGWLASPGHCANLMNPQFSELGAAYANDPKSDAGIYWTALFGAP
- a CDS encoding NAD(P)H-dependent oxidoreductase; the encoded protein is MKNILLLNGGKQFAHSAGRYNTTLHDTALAFLDRAGFDLKHTHIDSGYDVTEEVQKFLWADVIIYQMPGWWMGAPWTVKKYLDEVFTAGHGSLYASDGRTRSDASQKYGSGGLIQGKQYMLSLTWNAPQQAFDDPTDFFAGKGVDAVYLPFHKANQFLGMRALPTFLCVDVMKRPAIEADIARYEQHLARVLG
- a CDS encoding DUF2846 domain-containing protein; the protein is MSKKIMMCFAVLAMALLSGCASVPMESAEQNQALKAFPAPAQDKAGLYIFRDSMLGSGLKKTVKINDQVIGETAINTYFYREIAPGTHVLSTESEFGDNTLTLNAVAGKTYYIRQYIKMGLFVGGANLEQVSEAEGRKGVAETDLAR
- the eco gene encoding serine protease inhibitor ecotin, which codes for MTSPKRSLLVLAFALPLAACAATPEALKPYPAASAGFNRHVIMLPAQANEDEYKVELIAGKTLDVDCNQQRLGGQWQENSVEGWGYTYYQLSQVGPAMSTLMACPDNSRKQAFVPVGGEPHLVRYNSKLPVVIYAPADVQVRYRIWSAAANSTAAPQQ
- a CDS encoding GNAT family N-acetyltransferase, coding for MFTLVHLDSPPPESLNSQVLQMVVDYLSDISPVSLTPSNPLYQLYQYVMGYEMHLYLRAMHSEQPSSARLILALSDQDPSQVLGFALYLPAQDAPEACTLAYMAVQASQRRHGIARALLQQMISRHPHAELACVAGKVATFEAMGFQVLAARGPQVLMSTRNYSANGMLAVQDLAPIFQSTEVRQIHTYLLKQHGKRAMSDAEKQRDRLLDQMAQHAQALVRERLTVH
- a CDS encoding class I SAM-dependent DNA methyltransferase — its product is MSVNALYTDLSDYYDLMCADIDYPAQSHCIHRVQQLFGNAGSRHLDLACGTGPHVQHFIAAGYTSSGLDINQPMLDKAALRCPQAHFALQDMCGFTVSEPLDLITCFLYSIHYSGGLDRLKACIASAHAALDTGGLFCFNAVDKERIDNRLFAAHNAAYDDSQFTFSSGWRYAGEGEQQALCLRIEKSTAGQTEVWHDEHPMVAVSFVQLQALLQPYFEVHVLEHDYQKLIPWDGASGNALFACVKKG
- a CDS encoding SIR2 family protein, whose protein sequence is MEIKEKLVEIFKSRPAGPFLFVGSGFSRRYLELEDWRGLLERFCVTGKPFEYYLSLANGSYPKVAQLLAEDFNKHWWSAPEYAASTERNKAKINSETSALRIEIANYLSTLDQSKAKSSEFSKEVSLLSKLNVDGVITTNWDLFLEQIFPDYKTYIGQEELLFSNPQEIGEIYKIHGCSTRPNSLVLTSDDYEQFHDKNAYLAAKLITLFVEHPIVFIGYSISDENICSLLRAISLCIGKENIEQLRRNLIFVQRLSKDESPNISDTYLTIDGVQIPLILVKTNDFIPIYEAIDATKRKIPARVLRYCKEQLYELVKSAEPEKKICVVDIDEIDKKEDIEFLVGVGVAANAAQAIAEVGYQPIGALDLFNDLLHNSRGYNPEQILINSIKAAGKNSKNIPIFKYLREHGINSQKEYVELDIPLDKWVVRDTKEFRSKTYAGAYFRKHRHSTIDEIINNCTPENAAAYIPFMSREKIDLDRLLAFLIEHEEKLEYQNSQYASSFRKLAALYDRYRWGW